A single genomic interval of Camelina sativa cultivar DH55 chromosome 11, Cs, whole genome shotgun sequence harbors:
- the LOC109127288 gene encoding defensin-like protein 242 — protein MKVTPIFLVSCVLFSLLPIHSSQDVSVFPPMKEPVYRRSKQVFNGSCTDRGSPPITCFLDFLGARSASEMPKNCTCTPLPKNKRLCECEVVQPW, from the exons ggtTACTccaatatttttggtttcttgtgtccttttctctcttctccccaTCCACTCGTCACAAG atgtatCAGTTTTTCCACCAATGAAGGAACCAGTGTATCGACGTTCTAAACAAGTCTTCAATGGATCATGCACAGACAGAGGCAGTCCACCAATCACTTGTTTCCTTGACTTCTTGGGTGCACGAAGTGCAAGTGAGATGCCTAAAAACTGCACTTGCACTCCTCTGCCTAAAAATAAGCGTCTTTGTGAATGTGAAGTTGTTCAACCGTGGTAG